In one window of Streptomyces sp. FXJ1.172 DNA:
- a CDS encoding ATP-binding SpoIIE family protein phosphatase: protein MKHGAAVAVIDALGRVAGWSEGARLLTGHQARDVVGRPATELLAGDVPDDILAARAGVVALRHRDGHRIDLALTACPVTGAGGEPAGFVVTAGPSAVPPSAAPLAAEAFEQASMSMSVFDLQQRYLRSNDAACKVMGVPEEALTGRFFADTVADAEYNRGFLRHLQEVAETGRPVRYESFAGAPALNGEHLWSIEMWPLRAGSGELTGVAMAAFDNSEQYWARRRLVLLNEAATGIGTTLDVVRTAEELIDILVPRYADFASIDLLDWVLGAEEPPTIPGGDVVLHRVAHGSSREGNPGAAVRIGETDVYPPNSPPARALREGRSMLSQAGEPEFIEWLEERNARSPKARPYRDAVHSMIAVPLRARGTTLGVAVCVRTAHPDDYGPDDAVFAEELGSRAAVCIDNARRFDRERSTALALQHSLLPRGLPGQAAVEVAHRYLPSGSLAGIGGDWFDVIPLSGGRVALVVGDVVGHGIQSSATMGRLRTAVRTLADVDLPPDELLTHLDDLVVHLAAEDSGEEVAELGATCLYAVYDPVSRRLSLAAAGHPAPAVVLPGGAAESVPMSAGPPLGVGGLPFEATELELPEGSVVAFYTDGLLEDRDRDLDGATEELRRALTAPADSLDALCDSVLKAVLPDQPGDDVALLLVRTRALGADRVATWDVPPDPAEVAAFRQAAGDQLTAWGLDEAAFITELVVSELVTNAIRYGEPPIQLRLIRDRALICEVSDASSTSPHLRRANAYDEGGRGLLLVAQLTQRWGSRQTGRGKTIWAEQALPEA, encoded by the coding sequence ATGAAGCATGGCGCCGCCGTGGCGGTCATCGATGCCCTGGGCAGGGTGGCCGGGTGGAGCGAGGGTGCGCGACTGCTCACCGGCCACCAGGCACGGGATGTCGTGGGCCGGCCCGCGACCGAGCTGCTCGCCGGGGACGTCCCGGACGACATACTGGCCGCGCGGGCCGGCGTCGTGGCACTGCGCCACCGCGACGGCCACCGCATCGACCTGGCCCTCACCGCCTGCCCCGTCACCGGAGCCGGCGGTGAGCCCGCCGGCTTCGTCGTCACGGCCGGCCCGTCCGCCGTCCCCCCGTCTGCCGCCCCCCTGGCCGCCGAGGCCTTCGAACAGGCCTCCATGTCCATGTCGGTCTTCGACCTCCAGCAACGCTATCTGCGCAGCAACGACGCAGCCTGCAAGGTGATGGGCGTCCCCGAGGAGGCGCTCACCGGCCGGTTCTTCGCGGACACCGTGGCGGATGCCGAGTACAACCGGGGCTTCCTGCGTCACCTCCAGGAGGTGGCCGAGACCGGCCGGCCCGTCCGGTACGAGAGCTTCGCCGGCGCGCCCGCACTGAACGGGGAACACCTCTGGAGCATCGAGATGTGGCCCTTGCGGGCCGGGTCCGGCGAGCTGACCGGCGTCGCCATGGCCGCCTTCGACAACAGCGAGCAGTACTGGGCCCGACGCCGCCTCGTCCTGCTGAACGAGGCGGCGACCGGCATCGGCACCACCCTGGACGTGGTGCGCACCGCCGAGGAGCTGATCGACATCCTCGTCCCGCGGTACGCCGACTTCGCCAGCATCGACCTGCTCGACTGGGTGCTCGGCGCGGAGGAGCCGCCGACGATCCCGGGCGGCGACGTCGTGCTGCACCGTGTCGCCCACGGCTCGAGCCGCGAGGGCAACCCCGGTGCGGCGGTCCGCATCGGTGAGACCGATGTCTATCCGCCCAACTCGCCGCCCGCCCGCGCCCTGCGCGAGGGCCGCTCGATGCTCAGCCAGGCCGGCGAGCCGGAGTTCATCGAGTGGCTCGAGGAGCGCAACGCGCGCTCGCCGAAGGCCCGTCCCTATCGGGACGCGGTCCACTCCATGATCGCCGTGCCGCTGCGGGCCCGCGGCACCACCCTGGGCGTGGCGGTCTGCGTCCGCACGGCCCACCCCGACGACTACGGCCCCGACGACGCCGTCTTCGCCGAGGAACTCGGCAGCCGCGCCGCCGTCTGCATCGACAACGCCCGCCGCTTCGACCGCGAACGCAGCACTGCCCTCGCCCTCCAGCACAGCCTGCTGCCGCGGGGACTGCCCGGACAGGCCGCGGTCGAGGTGGCCCACCGCTATCTGCCGTCCGGCTCCCTGGCCGGCATCGGCGGCGACTGGTTCGACGTCATCCCGCTCTCCGGGGGCCGGGTCGCCCTGGTCGTGGGCGACGTGGTCGGCCACGGCATCCAGTCCTCGGCCACCATGGGCCGGTTGCGCACGGCCGTCCGCACCCTCGCCGACGTCGATCTGCCGCCCGACGAACTCCTCACGCATCTGGACGACCTGGTCGTCCACCTGGCCGCCGAGGACAGCGGCGAGGAGGTCGCCGAACTCGGCGCCACCTGCCTGTACGCCGTATACGATCCCGTCTCCCGGCGGCTCAGCCTGGCCGCCGCCGGCCATCCGGCGCCGGCCGTCGTCCTGCCCGGAGGCGCCGCCGAGTCCGTCCCCATGAGCGCCGGACCGCCGCTCGGCGTCGGCGGGCTGCCGTTCGAGGCGACGGAACTGGAGCTGCCCGAGGGCTCCGTCGTCGCGTTCTACACCGACGGCCTGCTCGAGGACCGCGACCGGGACCTCGACGGTGCCACCGAGGAGTTGCGCCGGGCCCTGACCGCACCCGCCGACTCCCTCGACGCCCTGTGCGACAGCGTCCTCAAGGCCGTCCTGCCCGACCAGCCCGGCGACGACGTCGCCCTGCTGCTCGTGCGCACCCGCGCCCTCGGCGCCGACCGGGTCGCCACCTGGGATGTGCCGCCCGACCCCGCCGAGGTGGCCGCCTTCCGGCAGGCGGCCGGCGATCAGCTGACCGCCTGGGGACTGGACGAGGCCGCCTTCATCACCGAACTCGTCGTCAGTGAACTCGTCACCAACGCCATCCGCTACGGCGAACCGCCCATCCAGCTCCGCCTGATCCGCGACCGCGCCCTCATCTGCGAGGTCTCCGACGCCAGTTCCACCTCACCGCACCTGCGCCGGGCCAACGCCTACGACGAGGGCGGCCGTGGACTGCTCCTGGTCGCCCAGCTCACCCAGCGCTGGGGGAGCCGGCAGACCGGCCGGGGCAAGACGATCTGGGCCGAACAGGCGCTGCCCGAAGCCTGA
- a CDS encoding DNA polymerase ligase N-terminal domain-containing protein, which produces MAAQDRLRTYRDKRDFERTHEPTGRPAEAGAGADGPHFVVQIHDARRMHFDFRLQVDDVLRSWAIPKGPSSDPGDKRLAVPTEDHPLEYEDFEGVIPEGEYGGGTVIVWDQGTYEPLSHDRRGRPVEFAESLEDGHATFRLHGSKLHGEYALTRFRGGEDEEESWLLVRKGPAGSAGHGSPDPRRARSVRTGRTLSQVARGEE; this is translated from the coding sequence ATGGCAGCGCAGGACCGGCTGCGGACGTACCGCGACAAGCGCGACTTCGAGCGCACCCACGAGCCGACGGGGCGACCGGCCGAGGCCGGGGCCGGGGCGGACGGGCCTCATTTCGTGGTGCAGATCCACGACGCGCGGCGCATGCACTTCGACTTCCGGCTCCAGGTGGACGACGTCCTGAGGTCCTGGGCGATCCCCAAGGGCCCGTCCAGCGATCCCGGGGACAAGCGGCTGGCCGTGCCGACCGAGGACCATCCGCTGGAGTACGAGGACTTCGAAGGGGTGATCCCGGAGGGCGAGTACGGCGGCGGCACGGTGATCGTGTGGGACCAGGGGACCTATGAGCCGTTGAGCCACGACCGCAGGGGCCGCCCGGTGGAGTTCGCCGAGTCGCTGGAGGACGGGCACGCCACGTTCCGCCTGCACGGCAGCAAGCTGCACGGCGAGTACGCGCTCACCCGCTTCCGCGGCGGCGAGGACGAGGAGGAGTCCTGGCTGCTGGTGCGCAAGGGCCCGGCGGGCTCGGCGGGACACGGCAGCCCCGACCCCCGACGGGCCCGCTCGGTGCGCACCGGACGCACCTTGTCCCAGGTCGCACGGGGCGAGGAGTAG
- a CDS encoding oxidoreductase, with product MTAQPGGTVTPADGLTLTRVGYGAMQLAGPHVFGPPKDRARAVAVLRAVVDAGITHIDTADFYGPVVVNEIIREALHPYPEDLRLVTKVGARRGADGSWMMSRHPEDLKAQVYDNLRNLGVEVLDVVNLRLGDMDTPNEDSVAEQFGALAELRERGLIRHLGLSAASAAQLDEARAIAPVVTVQNLYNLANRRDDALLERTAAQNIAFVPYFPLGGFTPLQSGTLAKVAARLEASPQQVALAWLLRRSPNIALIPGTSSPDHLRENIAAASLELPADAVAELDGIAG from the coding sequence ATGACTGCACAGCCCGGCGGTACCGTCACCCCGGCCGACGGCCTGACCCTGACCCGCGTCGGCTACGGCGCCATGCAGCTGGCCGGGCCGCATGTCTTCGGCCCGCCGAAGGACCGGGCCCGGGCCGTGGCGGTGCTCCGCGCGGTGGTGGACGCGGGCATCACGCACATCGACACCGCTGACTTCTACGGCCCGGTCGTCGTCAACGAGATCATCCGCGAGGCCCTGCACCCCTACCCCGAGGACCTGCGCCTCGTCACCAAGGTCGGCGCCCGCCGGGGAGCCGACGGCAGCTGGATGATGTCGCGGCACCCCGAGGACCTGAAGGCGCAGGTGTACGACAACCTGCGCAACCTCGGTGTGGAGGTCCTGGACGTGGTCAATCTGCGGCTGGGCGACATGGACACCCCGAACGAGGACTCGGTCGCCGAGCAGTTCGGCGCCCTGGCCGAGCTGCGGGAGCGGGGGCTGATCCGGCACCTGGGGCTGAGCGCCGCGTCCGCCGCGCAGCTGGACGAGGCCCGTGCCATCGCGCCCGTGGTCACCGTGCAGAACCTGTACAACCTGGCCAACCGGCGGGACGACGCGCTGCTGGAACGCACGGCGGCGCAGAACATCGCCTTCGTGCCGTACTTCCCGCTCGGCGGTTTCACGCCGCTGCAGTCCGGGACGCTGGCGAAGGTCGCCGCACGTCTGGAGGCCTCGCCGCAGCAGGTGGCGCTGGCCTGGCTGCTGCGCCGCTCCCCGAACATCGCGCTGATCCCCGGCACGTCGTCCCCGGACCACCTGCGGGAGAACATCGCCGCCGCGTCGCTGGAGCTGCCCGCGGACGCGGTGGCCGAGCTGGACGGCATCGCGGGCTGA
- a CDS encoding helix-turn-helix domain-containing protein — MDGSNALGEFLRARRALVRPEDVGLPGGGLRRVPGLRREEVAMLAGISSDYYLRLEQGRDRNPSVQVIEAIARVLRLDADATAHLAGLAQDRPAGGVRSGRRAHQVPPGLLQLIDGWPRNPAYVQNRYADCLAANALATALTPNYRPGVNVLRAVFLDPAERELRRDWADLTEEGVAVLRSEAGTAADDPRLRDLVGELSLRSERFRTLWARHEVRPRRGRTSHLTHPQVGDLVLHSNKLSVDGTDGLTLVVFHAEPGSRSAELLDILGSLSAPAGDVAPERVEDP; from the coding sequence ATGGACGGATCGAACGCGCTCGGTGAGTTCCTGCGCGCCCGCCGGGCGCTGGTGCGGCCCGAGGACGTGGGGCTGCCCGGCGGCGGTCTGCGCCGGGTGCCGGGGCTGCGCCGCGAGGAGGTCGCGATGCTGGCCGGCATCAGTTCCGACTACTACCTCCGGCTGGAGCAGGGCCGGGACCGCAACCCGTCCGTGCAGGTCATCGAGGCCATTGCGCGCGTGCTGCGGCTGGACGCCGACGCCACGGCCCACCTCGCCGGACTCGCCCAGGACCGGCCCGCCGGCGGGGTACGGTCCGGGCGCCGCGCGCACCAGGTCCCGCCGGGCCTGCTGCAGCTCATCGACGGCTGGCCGCGCAATCCCGCCTATGTGCAGAACCGCTACGCCGACTGCCTGGCCGCCAACGCCCTCGCCACCGCACTCACCCCGAACTACCGGCCCGGCGTCAACGTCCTGCGGGCCGTCTTCCTCGACCCCGCCGAACGCGAGCTGCGCCGGGACTGGGCGGACCTCACCGAGGAGGGCGTGGCCGTGCTGCGGTCCGAGGCCGGCACGGCCGCGGACGACCCGCGGCTGCGCGACCTGGTCGGCGAGCTGTCCCTGCGCAGCGAACGCTTCCGCACCCTGTGGGCCCGGCACGAGGTAAGGCCCCGGCGCGGTCGCACGAGCCACCTCACCCATCCGCAGGTCGGCGATCTGGTACTGCACTCGAACAAGCTCTCCGTGGACGGTACCGACGGACTCACCCTGGTCGTCTTCCACGCCGAGCCCGGCAGCCGCAGCGCCGAACTCCTCGACATCCTCGGCAGCCTCAGCGCGCCCGCGGGCGATGTCGCCCCCGAGCGCGTCGAGGACCCGTAG